The following coding sequences lie in one Spinacia oleracea cultivar Varoflay chromosome 1, BTI_SOV_V1, whole genome shotgun sequence genomic window:
- the LOC110778282 gene encoding citrate synthase 4, mitochondrial, with protein sequence MKHVSAWGDLDSRFWELTYEDCLNLIAQVPVVAASIYRRMYKNGQIIPSEDSLDYGANFAHMLGFDSSLMLELMRLYVTIHSDHEGGNVNGHLV encoded by the exons ATGAAACACGTATCTGCTTGGGGTGATTTGGATTCCAGGTTCTGGGAGCTGACATATGAGGACTGCCTTAATTTAATCGCTCAAGTTCCTGTGGTTGCAGCTTCTATCTATCGTAG GATGTATAAGAATGGACAGATTATACCATCGGAGGACTCTCTTGATTATGGTGCAAATTTTGCTCACATGTTGGGATTTGATAGCTCTCTGATGCTCGAACTGATGCGGCTTTATGTCACAATTCACAG TGATCATGAGGGTGGAAATGTTAATGGCCATTTGGTATAG